gcacacggcaccagcTGTTATTAAATCAcagtgagccctgcagtgtctgacaagcacggcttcaggcactgttatgctTATAAAAAGCACGAGCAGggaaggaagggagaggggggaggcacagggggaagaaagaaagaaaactcaCACTGCATAAAAAACTGTAACAAGAGACATTCATCACCTTACATATGATCTCCGgagcctccctctactcccccctcccccttccttccctgctatttataaacataacagtgcctgaagccgttcttgtcagacactgcagggctcactatGATTTAGTAACAGCTGatgccgtgtgcatcacgtgactcACTAATGAAAGGACTGCATACAGcattgttagtttattttgcacaattagaaAAAATTAGTTTATAATATGTCaatcaggtgttgtggttccctttaagaacaagaaagctgcaaaatgtttcgttttcagaatgattgtctataggttgttacattaaagttgatttaaaaaaaaaaaaaaagaaagaaaaaaaccctTTGAGTGGCGGttacatgtttcctgtctagagtggagctccaatcTGCAGCCAGACTTTCAGTTTCATTTCCTGCTGCTGAATAGAAGCATGGAGTCTGCTGATCTGAGAGAGGAGCTAACCTGTTCTATCTGCCTGAGCATTTATAGAGATCCTGTAACTCTCAGCTGTGGCCATAACTTCTGCCTGCGCTGTATTGAGCGTGTGCTGGGTACCCAGGAGGGGTCTGGGGTCTATACCTGTCCTGAGTGCAGAAAGagatttagtgagaaacctaaactgcAGAGGAACATTACACTGTGTAACATAGTGAGAAATCTACATCCTACTCAGCTgaagaaaagaatgactggggtctTCTGCACTTACTGTGTTCACTCTTCTGTACCTGCTGCTAAATCATGTCTGTTGTGTGAGGCTTCTCTGTGTGATAAACACCTGAGGGTACACAACAAGTCTGAGGAACACGTCTTAACTAAACCcaccacttcctggggtaacagaaaatgctccaaacACAAGAAGCTCCTggaatattactgcactgaggatgctgcctgtatctgtgcgtCCTGCTCCCTggtcggagagcacaggggacaccaggtggagctgctgaatgaggcttctgagaagaagaaaaagaaactgagaaatgttctgcagaaactgatcacaaagaGAAAGATGACTGAGAAAAGAGTCCTGAGTCTGCAGGTGCGCAGgagaggggagcaagagaaagcagctggtgtaacagagcgaCTCACTACCTGGTTTaaggacatcaggaaacagctggaagacctagagaagcgagtcctgagtgacatCACCCGGCAGCAGAAGAAGATTTTACTTCCATTCTCTGATCTGATTCAGCAGCTGCAAAAGGAGAAGTATGAGctgaccaggaagatttgtcacattgaggagctgtgtagcatgactgacccattaactgttcTACAAGAACAGAGATCTCACAGATATGACTTTTGTGGTGTTGGGAAGGGAGATAATGAGGTCACACAGAGAGGTGATAAACAGGTCCTTGTTGGGGGGTATTTGGATGAGGGTCTGATCTCAGTAACCTTATATAGAGGTTTAACTGATATTTTGACTGATGTAAAGAAAGGGCTCTATGTGCAGGTGACATCAGACACATTACTGGATATAAACACAGCTCAAAATAAAGTTATAGTATCAGGTGACCTGAAAACTGTATCTtatacagatatagaccagcagcgAACAAAAACACCAATGAGATTTACATTGTATCCTCAGGTATTAAGTACCAGGAGCTTTTCCTCAGGACGACATTACTGGGATGTGGAGACAAGTAATTCAGGGTACTGGAGGGTAGGGGTTTGTTATCCCAGCATGGTGAGGAAAGGATATAAGTCAGAGATAGGAGATAATGACAAGTCCTGGTGTGTTGATAGTGGTCATTTTCTGCTACATAATACAATAGGTACCTCATTTgatccccctctatcatgtgacagggTAGGAATACTGC
This portion of the Bombina bombina isolate aBomBom1 chromosome 10, aBomBom1.pri, whole genome shotgun sequence genome encodes:
- the LOC128641436 gene encoding E3 ubiquitin/ISG15 ligase TRIM25-like, with the translated sequence MESADLREELTCSICLSIYRDPVTLSCGHNFCLRCIERVLGTQEGSGVYTCPECRKRFSEKPKLQRNITLCNIVRNLHPTQLKKRMTGVFCTYCVHSSVPAAKSCLLCEASLCDKHLRVHNKSEEHVLTKPTTSWGNRKCSKHKKLLEYYCTEDAACICASCSLVGEHRGHQVELLNEASEKKKKKLRNVLQKLITKRKMTEKRVLSLQVRRRGEQEKAAGVTERLTTWFKDIRKQLEDLEKRVLSDITRQQKKILLPFSDLIQQLQKEKYELTRKICHIEELCSMTDPLTVLQEQRSHRYDFCGVGKGDNEVTQRGDKQVLVGGYLDEGLISVTLYRGLTDILTDVKKGLYVQVTSDTLLDINTAQNKVIVSGDLKTVSYTDIDQQRTKTPMRFTLYPQVLSTRSFSSGRHYWDVETSNSGYWRVGVCYPSMVRKGYKSEIGDNDKSWCVDSGHFLLHNTIGTSFDPPLSCDRVGILLDYEAGRLSFYELCDPIRHLHTYTVTFTEPLHAAFYVHNAWVRVMS